Proteins encoded within one genomic window of Geotalea daltonii FRC-32:
- a CDS encoding HEAT repeat domain-containing protein has protein sequence MDRLQILIEALCSADEEKRRLAVVGLRDYPLDQTLDSLFLALGDTSWRVRKEAVDIIVMAAEGESAGNLQEELVNMLRSQDNAGLRNSAVESLEKLGKKASKVLCLHIADEDHDVRKFIIDIMGNIGDPAFVPALINALDDPDANARAAAAENLGKIQDARALPELLEALAKSDVLLKYTILEAVGKIGQSVPVSAIAPLANDNLLKKAVYDCLGAIGDLDAIPLLVEGLKDRQKKAREAAATGLVALRKRLSSSSGAEIMDNKLEQLKGTSHVDDLIDSFNNAENSLKEAFAILLGVIGDARAAKPLLLGCNDDRLRRLCLQALRKIGNAAAASLLEVFPSAEDDQRCFIVYLCGELGCKESVSLLTEGMLDLNPQLRLASVKAAGKTGLTVFVNEVAHLLEDNEKEVRNGAIEALYRLAETDRFSVARIAGKLASSDLAEKRRNAAVLCTALADTERLSLLVKDEDATVRKAAVSSLASLKSVASAGHLVMALVDEDPDVRIAAAGALGDVGSEEVVGPLLLALQDDDPWVQCAVLKSLGNLKNEAALPAIVQLFERADGLVLITALDAVAKIGGEAARALVEKALDNSDEEVVKAAIDILTQENDAWVHTHRDKLLNHPHWDVRSTFIKAMVSRLGEKSFPYLRQALQTETDELVKGQIIELMDRVL, from the coding sequence GTGGATAGACTGCAGATTCTGATCGAGGCGCTTTGTTCGGCCGACGAAGAGAAAAGGAGGCTGGCAGTGGTCGGATTGAGGGATTATCCCCTCGATCAGACACTGGATAGCCTTTTTCTGGCCCTGGGGGATACCAGCTGGCGGGTCCGCAAAGAGGCTGTTGACATAATTGTGATGGCCGCAGAAGGAGAAAGCGCCGGCAATCTTCAGGAAGAACTCGTCAACATGCTCAGGTCCCAGGATAATGCCGGGTTACGCAATTCAGCCGTGGAATCACTGGAAAAACTGGGGAAAAAGGCTTCCAAGGTCCTGTGTCTTCATATTGCCGACGAAGACCATGATGTGCGTAAATTCATCATCGACATTATGGGCAATATCGGTGATCCTGCTTTCGTCCCTGCACTGATCAATGCTTTGGACGATCCGGATGCCAATGCCCGTGCTGCCGCTGCCGAAAATCTTGGGAAAATTCAGGATGCGCGCGCCTTGCCTGAGCTTCTTGAGGCTTTGGCAAAGAGTGATGTGTTGCTCAAATACACGATTCTCGAAGCTGTGGGCAAGATCGGGCAGTCGGTTCCTGTGTCTGCCATTGCTCCTCTTGCCAACGACAACCTCCTCAAAAAAGCCGTCTATGACTGTCTTGGTGCGATAGGCGATCTCGATGCAATTCCGCTGTTGGTTGAAGGATTGAAGGACAGGCAGAAAAAGGCCCGCGAAGCTGCCGCAACTGGTCTTGTCGCCCTGAGGAAGCGCCTCTCTTCTTCGTCGGGTGCAGAGATAATGGATAATAAACTGGAGCAGCTGAAGGGGACATCCCATGTGGATGATCTGATCGACTCCTTCAATAATGCTGAAAACAGCTTGAAAGAGGCTTTTGCCATTCTTCTCGGTGTCATCGGCGATGCAAGAGCGGCCAAACCTCTTCTTTTAGGCTGCAATGATGACAGGCTCAGAAGGCTGTGTTTGCAAGCATTGAGAAAGATTGGGAACGCAGCAGCAGCTTCGCTGCTTGAAGTTTTCCCCTCTGCAGAAGACGATCAGCGTTGTTTCATCGTCTATCTCTGTGGTGAACTCGGCTGCAAGGAATCGGTATCGCTTCTGACGGAAGGGATGCTGGACCTGAATCCTCAGCTGCGGCTTGCTTCGGTCAAAGCTGCCGGAAAGACCGGTCTCACTGTTTTTGTTAATGAGGTGGCCCATCTTCTTGAAGATAACGAAAAGGAAGTCAGAAACGGGGCCATAGAAGCTCTCTACAGGCTAGCCGAAACAGACAGATTCTCAGTGGCAAGGATTGCCGGCAAGCTGGCTTCTTCGGACCTGGCTGAAAAGAGACGCAATGCGGCCGTGCTCTGCACAGCCCTGGCTGATACGGAGAGGCTTTCGCTTCTGGTTAAGGATGAGGATGCAACGGTGCGGAAGGCTGCAGTAAGTTCACTGGCCAGCCTTAAATCAGTTGCCAGTGCCGGTCATCTGGTCATGGCTCTGGTCGATGAGGATCCGGATGTCCGTATCGCTGCAGCTGGAGCTTTGGGGGATGTGGGAAGTGAGGAAGTCGTCGGGCCACTGCTGCTGGCTTTGCAGGATGACGACCCCTGGGTTCAGTGTGCGGTGTTGAAAAGCCTGGGCAACCTGAAAAACGAGGCAGCGTTGCCTGCCATAGTCCAGCTGTTCGAACGCGCCGATGGGCTTGTGCTTATAACTGCACTGGATGCTGTAGCAAAGATCGGAGGGGAGGCGGCAAGGGCACTTGTTGAGAAAGCGCTGGACAATTCCGATGAAGAGGTGGTTAAGGCTGCAATCGACATATTAACCCAGGAAAACGACGCATGGGTGCATACGCACCGCGATAAACTTTTAAACCACCCCCACTGGGATGTGAGAAGCACCTTCATAAAAGCCATGGTTTCACGGTTGGGAGAAAAGTCGTTTCCTTATCTGCGACAGGCTCTTCAAACCGAAACCGATGAATTGGTCAAGGGGCAGATCATCGAGTTGATGGATCGGGTTCTTTAA
- a CDS encoding CheR family methyltransferase, producing the protein MFYSDPEVQMTDEEFRLIRDLIYTHCGLYFDNDSKYLLEKRLGRRLSQHQIKEFRDYYHLLKYDRNRDQELSDIMDVLTTNETYFFREAFQLKAFTSEIVPELMAAKEKKGDRSLRIWSAGCSTGEEPYTIAMLLLELGVLKDWRVEIVGTDISQRVLHQARKATYGKTSFRSTDETYINRFFQEQDGLCKINDEVRELVTISHLNLFDHNRLALLGKMDVIFCRNVIIYFDQIAKKKVVESFYKVLRDGGYLLLGHSESLMNISTAFALKHLKNDMVYQKPPTAGTGVFA; encoded by the coding sequence ATGTTCTACTCAGACCCTGAAGTACAAATGACCGATGAAGAGTTCCGCCTGATACGGGACCTTATCTATACCCATTGTGGTCTCTATTTTGATAACGATTCCAAGTATCTTCTTGAAAAACGGCTGGGCCGCAGATTGTCACAGCATCAGATCAAGGAGTTCAGGGATTATTATCATTTATTGAAATACGACAGGAACAGGGATCAGGAATTGTCAGATATCATGGATGTTCTGACTACCAATGAAACCTACTTTTTCCGCGAAGCTTTTCAGCTTAAGGCCTTTACCAGTGAAATTGTCCCTGAACTGATGGCCGCGAAAGAGAAAAAAGGGGATCGCTCCTTGCGGATTTGGAGTGCCGGCTGTTCCACGGGGGAAGAACCATATACCATTGCCATGCTTTTGCTTGAACTGGGGGTGCTCAAGGACTGGCGTGTCGAGATTGTCGGTACCGATATCAGCCAGAGAGTTTTGCATCAGGCGAGAAAAGCTACCTATGGCAAGACCTCTTTCCGTTCAACCGATGAAACCTATATCAACCGCTTTTTCCAGGAACAGGATGGTCTTTGCAAGATCAACGATGAAGTCAGGGAGCTGGTTACCATCAGCCACCTCAATCTCTTTGACCATAATCGTCTGGCTCTCCTGGGCAAAATGGATGTCATCTTCTGCCGTAACGTCATCATTTATTTTGATCAGATTGCCAAGAAAAAGGTTGTCGAATCTTTTTATAAGGTCCTCCGGGACGGAGGCTACCTGCTTTTAGGTCATTCCGAATCCTTGATGAACATTTCCACTGCCTTTGCCCTGAAGCACCTGAAAAACGATATGGTGTACCAGAAGCCACCAACTGCCGGAACTGGAGTTTTTGCATGA